The following proteins are co-located in the Triticum aestivum cultivar Chinese Spring chromosome 1A, IWGSC CS RefSeq v2.1, whole genome shotgun sequence genome:
- the LOC123191104 gene encoding uncharacterized protein, whose product MGGGSGDLSPTGIPASPSSSSSESLPREFADYVPVSDGDSEGGCICDDPEVEALLYGSQFQHRSLREAKDLIRRYKPGYWIEGVGDTKAGDCLLPDTTTLLLVGPRGAGKSTLVNRITRVFDKDDDPFAPERAQVSYNSKSNGTSFIREYKIPRNSNGICICDTRSLSRNPEKDFKMLQRWMMKGISHGEMVTWDTDDDAKIKNLKSMGRQYSFLPCKTRKVNFVIFVVDGVSILRSIGSDKNGYMDMLRGTFMNPFLSFGDDKPAVVVTHGDRLSFQQRSQVQNELAETLAIPPQQIFDIPGSDDYETDIAVLDMLRYCIQHAEQNFSMKLKNLVEMHGRETLAEMMARLMGLDAVMDATIVFLCAVALLLRVSENLL is encoded by the exons ATGGGTGGCGGCAGCGGCGACCTCAGCCCCACCGGCATCCCCGCCTCCCCTTCTTCGTCCTCATCGGAGTCCCTTCCTCGAG AGTTTGCCGATTATGTGCCGGTCTCTGACGGCGACTCCGAAGGGGGCTGCATCTGCGACGACCCCGAGGTGGAAGCCCTTCTCTACGGCAGCCAATTTCAGCACCGGTCGCTGCGGGAGGCGAAAGACCTCATCAGGAG GTATAAGCCTGGGTATTGGATTGAAGGAGTTGGCGACACAAAAGCTGGGGATTGTTTGTTGCCTGATACCACCACATTGTTATTGGTGGGTCCCAGAGGTGCTGGGAAAAGTACACTTGTGAACCGAATTACACGGGTCTTTGACAAAGATGACGATCCATTTGCACCAGAGCGGGCACAGGTTTCCT ATAATTCCAAATCAAATGGTACAAGCTTCATCCGGGAGTATAAAATCCCAAGAAATTCAAACGGTATATGTATTTGTGATACAAGGAGCTTGTCCAGAAACCCAGAAAAGGATTTCAAAATGCTGCAACGTTGGATGATGAAGGGAATTAGCCATGGGGAAATGGTGACATG GGATACTGATGATGACGCTAAGATTAAGAACCTCAAATCAATGGGGAGGCAATACAGTTTTTTGCCTTGCAAAACCAGGAAGGTCAACTTTGTGATATTTGTGGTTGATGGTGTTTCTATATTAAGATCAATTGGAAGTGATAAGAATGGATATATGGATATGCTCCGCGGGACATTTATGAATCCATTCTTGTCTTTTGGAG ATGACAAGCCTGCTGTTGTGGTTACTCACGGGGATAGACTATCGTTTCAACAGCGTTCCCAAGTTCAGAATGAGTTAGCAGAGACACTTGCCATTCCACCCCAACAAATTTTTGATATACCAG GTTCTGATGACTATGAAACTGATATAGCTGTGTTGGATATGTTGCGTTACTGTATCCAACATGCTGAGCAGAACTTCTCTATGAAACTGAAGAATCTTGTAGAG ATGCATGGGCGCGAAACCCTCGCAGAGATGATGGCGCGGTTGATGGGACTAGATGCAGTCATGGATGCCACCATTGTTTTCCTATGCGCCGTAGCCCTTCTACTTCGTGTATCAGAAAACTTACTGTAG